Proteins co-encoded in one Lagopus muta isolate bLagMut1 chromosome 25, bLagMut1 primary, whole genome shotgun sequence genomic window:
- the ARHGAP23 gene encoding LOW QUALITY PROTEIN: rho GTPase-activating protein 23 (The sequence of the model RefSeq protein was modified relative to this genomic sequence to represent the inferred CDS: inserted 8 bases in 5 codons; deleted 6 bases in 6 codons; substituted 1 base at 1 genomic stop codon): MGRPQMTTRPWRGPFLWGGPKTVVLRKSTQGGGFGFTLRHFIVYPPESAVHSPSKEEENGNRAGPPRSRLEPMDTIFVKNVKEDGPAHQAGACALVSGDRLVKVNGDSIIGKTYSQVIALIQNSDNVLELSIMPKDEDILQLAYSQDAYLKGNERTPVGHRASPSRPPICYPRKTYPFQARGSEPPPGAPPDPRSHHPAGPSSPHSTAYSKAGGSPAHRPEDPRAGGPPASPRSSPRPRSGCPERYGVLPAAPSGYGDPEARGGAPDSMRAPEGSAVRPPGRQECQRALSRWFCSQEPRRSASEERRHAMPPRSRSVSQERLGGSAHRRGWPHSASHDTLLQPNREAWAQPRARSEHQLGRCGRSMEALEPAALLSPRLDRSAWHPERLCRATAAGQPGVHGSFVPSSSSSSSSPPPRDPAVQKHPSQPNLQSVDDSGYIGYRSYSPSFQRRTGLLHALSFRDPTFGGLPTFSIAHTAAPAAPPAPPEAPREQRTESGRAEERREEVVLRQKPPTGRKVQPPLRQMNFVFAGRXGRRRTICDPPAASSREERSVGEHAGRRVAPLAAPEDSLASIPFIDEPTSPSIDLKAKHIPASSVVSSAMNSAPARGTSPSSSPTFAFALSRHYSQDCSSIKAGRRSSYLLAITTERSKSCDDGLNTFRDEGKILRRMPSRVPSLRMLRSFFTDGSLDSLGTSEDTPXSKRHSTSDLSDVTFSDVRKEGWLHYKQILTKKGKKVGGGLRQWKRVFAVLRTHSLYLCKDRREAVSCGPAPGEEEQPISIRACLVDISYSETKRKHVFRLTTADFCEYLFQAEDREDMLAWIKVIRREQQGRGRGPRFCSQALINKKLXDYRKVRYAPGPDSSPKGSRGLGIRAEFLKQTGTSAPRSPRQDAAVTKDESSSQKAPWGINIMKKNKXSAPRAFGVRLEDCQPAPDNKNIPLIVEACCKVVEDRGLEYMGIYRVPGNNAVVSSLQEQLNKGATEINLQDERWQDLNVISSLLKSFFRKLPEPLFTDDKYNDFIEANRIEDASERMRTLRKLVADLPGHYYETLKFLVGHLKTIADHSEKNKMEPRNLALVFGPTLVRTSEDNMTDMVTHMPDRYKIVETLIQHSDWFFSDKEDKGEKTPVDEKEAQSVPNIEYLLPNIGRTAAPGDAPDSTHSGSAKLKGTWPSRKEPSPRELPAIPFISAVARKRKKWREAECFGSSTDDDAEHRDTRGGGRRRARATAPGPGGXPHAPGRKTPWKPAVPGQEPAADARSIVSGYSTLSTMERSLSSEVQSVAESRGEEADDERSELSHAETDTESRAGPGGAAAGLGGGDRASPGRPSFSSHRLIQCDTLARRKLARARPAGGTTRCPSGVSPCPXQRALGAVGSPPVRPSLREQLRQRLRGSADDTGVRLRRTPSPETRRRKSRWRRHTVLVLPGGITDLNCNEWKGSRGGLSVPTGPFRDPDSGLSSLESTKTRPVVPDSPGTGTPPGQAPGPAGPLRFPQCL, from the exons ATGGGGCGTCCCCAAATGACAACGCGCCCCTGGAGGGGGCCTTTCCTTTGGGGGGGCCCGAAGACGGTGGTGCTGCGGAAGAGCACCCAGGGAGGGGGGTTTGGCTTCACCCTCCGCCACTTCATCGTTTACCCCCCCGAGTCAGCGGTGCATTCCCCCTCCAAG GAAGAGGAGAATGGGAACCGGGCAG GTCCCCCCCGGAGCCGCCTGGAGCCCATGGACACCATCTTTGTGAAGAATGTAAAGGAGGACGGCCCGGCGCACCAGGCAGGGGCTTGCGCACTGGTGAGCG GGGATCGGCTGGTCAAGGTGAACGGGGACAGCATCATAGGGAAAACCTACTCGCAGGTCATCGCTCTCATCCAGAACAG TGACAATGTGCTGGAGCTCTCCATCATGCCCAAAGATGAGGACATCCTCCAGCTG GCCTATTCACAGGATGCCTACCTGAAGGGCAACGAGCGTACTCCGGTGGGGCACAGAGCATCCCCGAGCCGCCCCCCCATCTGCTACCCACGCAAGACTTACCCCTTCCAGGCACGGGGCTCCGAGCCCCCCCCGGGCGCACCGCCGGACCCCCGCTCCCACCACCCCGCCGGCCCCTCGTCCCCGCACAGCACCGCCTACAGCAAAGCAGGGGGCAGCCCCGCACACCGCCCAGAGGATCCACGCGCCGGGGGTCCCCCCGCATCACCCCGCAGCTCCCCACGGCCGCGCAGCGGCTGCCCCGAGCGCTACGGCGTTTTGCCCGCCGCCCCTTCCGGCTACGGGGACCCCGAAGCACGTGGCGGAGCACCGGACTCAATGCGGGCCCCGGAGGGCAGCGCCGTGCGGCCGCCGGGTCGCCAGGAGTGCCAGCGGGCGCTGTCGCGATGGTTTTGCAGCCAGGAGCCGCGGCGCAGCGCCTCGGAGGAGCGCCGGCACGCCATGCCGCCCCGATCCCGCAGCGTGTCCCAGGAGAGGTTGGGGGGCTCGGCGCACCGCCGGGGTTGGCCCCATAGCGCATCGCACGATACCCTCCTGCAGCCCAACCGCGAGGCGTGGGCGCAGCCCCGGGCGCGCTCCGAGCACCAGCTGGGCAGATGCGGGCGTTCCATGGAGGCTCTGGAACCcgcagctctgctctccccgCGCCTCGACCGCTCCGCGTGGCATCCCGAGAGGCTCTGCAGAGCTACGGCCGCGGGGCAGCCCGGCGTGCACGGCTCCTTCGTgccgtcctcctcctcctcctcctcctccccccccccgcgGGACCCGGCGGTGCAGAAGCACCCGTCGCAGCCCAACCTGCAGAGCGTGGACGATTCGGGTTACATCGGCTACCGCAGCTACAGCCCGTCCTTCCAGCGCCGCACGGGGCTGCTGCACGCCCTGTCCTTCCGCGACCCGACCTTCGGCGGGCTGCCCACCTTCAGCATCGCGCACACAGCGGCCCCCGCCGCCCCACCAGCGCCCCCCGAAGCCCCCCGGGAGCAGCGCACGGAGAGCGGCCGTGCGGAGGAGCGACGCGAGGAGGTGGTGCTGCGGCAGAAGCCCCCCACGGGCCGCAAGGTGCAGCCCCCGCTGCGGCAGATGAACTTTGTGTTCGctgggag gggaaggagacGGACCATTTGTGACCCCCccgcagccagcagcagggaggagaggtcTGTGGGCGAGCACGCGGGCCGCCGTGTGGCTCCATTAGCAGCCCCCGAGGACTCGCTGGCATCCATCCCCTTCATTG ACGAGCCCACCAGCCCCAGCATCGACCTGAAGGCCAAGCACATCCCTGCCTCCTCCGTTGTCTCCAGTGCCATGAACTCGGCGCCCGCCCGTGGC ACCAGCCCCTCCTCCTCACCCACCTTCGCCTTCGCCCTGAGCCGGCACTACTCACAGGACTGCA GCAGCATCAAGGCCGGCCGCCGCTCCTCCTACCTGCTGGCCATCACCACCGAGCGCTCCAAGTCGTGTGATGATGGGCTGAACACGTTTAGGGATGAGGGGAAGATCCTCAG GAGGATGCCCAGCCGGGTCCCCAGC CTCCGCATGCTGAGGAGCTTCTTCACCGATGGG TCTCTGGACAGCCTCGGTACGTCTGAAGACACCCC CTCCAAACGGCACTCCACCTCTGACCTGTCGGACGTCACGTTCAGCGACGTCAGGAAGGAGGGCTGGCTGCACTACAAGCAGATCCTCACCAAAAAGGGGAAG AAAGTTGGCGGAGGCCTCCGGCAGTGGAAGCGCGTCTTCGCG GTGCTGCGCACCCACTCGCTGTACCTGTGCAAGGACAGGCGGGAGGCGGTGAGCTGCGGCCCGGCCCCAGGTGAGGAGGAGCAGCCGATCAGCATCCGAGCGTGCCTGGTGGACATCTCCTACAGCGAGACCAAGAGGAAGCACGTCTTCCGCCTGACGACCGCTGACTTCTGTGAATATCTCTTTCAGGCAGAGGATCGGGAAGACATGCTGGCCTGGATCAAAGTCATCAGGCGAGAACAGCAAGGCCGAGGGCGAG GACCCCGGTTTTGCAGCCAAGCACTTATCAACAAGAAGC ACGACTATCGGAAAGTGAGGTACGCAcctggt CCCGACTCCTCACCCAAGGGCTCCCGTGGGCTGGGGATCAGAGCCGAGTTCCTGAAGCAGACGGGAACCAGTGCACCCCGGTCCCCGAGGCAGGATGCGGCCGTCACCAAAG atGAAAGCAGCTCCCAAAAAGCCCCTTGGGGCATCAACAtcatgaagaagaaca aaTCTGCCCCTCGAGCCTTTGGTGTGAGGCTGGAGGACTGCCAGCCCGCCCCGGATAACAAG AACATCCCTCTGATCGTCGAAGCCTGCTGCAAGGTGGTGGAGGACCGTGGCCTGGAGTACATGGGCATCTACCGTGTGCCTGGGAACAATGCTGTGGTGTccagcctgcaggagcagcttaACAAGGGAGCCACTGAGATCAACCTGCAGGATGAG CGCTGGCAGGACCTGAACGTCATCAGCAGTCTGTTAAAATCCTTCTTCCGAAAGCTGCCTGAGCCCCTCTTCACCGACG ATAAATACAACGATTTCATCGAGGCCAACCGGATAGAGGATGCCAGTGAGAGGATGAGGACGCTGCGGAAGCTGGTAG CGGATCTGCCAGGGCACTACTATGAGACGCTCAAGTTTCTGGTGGGTCACCTGAAGACCATCGCTGACCACTCGGAGAAGAACAAG ATGGAACCCCGAAACCTGGCGTTGGTGTTTGGTCCCACGCTGGTGAGGACGTCTGAGGACAACATGACAGACATGGTGACGCACATGCCCGACCGCTACAAAATCGTGGAGACCCTCATCCAGCAC TCAGACTGGTTCTTCAGCGACAAGGAGGACAAGGGTGAGAAG ACCCCGGTGGATGAGAAGGAGGCTCAGTCCGTGCCCAACATCGAATACCTGCTGCCCAACATCGGCCGCACCGCAGCGCCCGGCGATGCCCCAG ACTCGACCCACAGCGGCTCCGCCAAACTGAAG GGCACGTGGCCGTCGCGGAAGGAGCCGTCGCCCCGCGAGCTCCCGGCCATCCCCTTCATCTCCGCCGTCGCCCGCAAGAGGAAGAAGTGGCGTGAAGCCGAATGCTTCGGCAGCAGCACCGACGACGACGCGGAGCACAGAGATACGCGGGGcgggggcaggaggagggcacGGGCCACCGCACCGGGACCCGGCGG ACCCCACGCACCGGGAAGGAAAACGCCGTGGAAACCGGCGGTACCGGGGCAGGAACCGGCAGCGGACGCT CGCTCCATCGTGTCGGGGTATTCCACCCTATCCACCATGGAGCGAAGTCTGAGCTCCGAGGTGCAGTCGGTGGCCGAAAGCCGCGGGGAGGAGGCGGATGATGAGCGCAGCGAGCTGAGCCACGCGGAGACGGACACGGAGAGccgagcggggccggggggggcgGCGGCTGGGCTGGGGGGCGGCGATAGGGCATCACCCGGCCGGCCCTCCTTCAGTTCCCACCGCCTCATCCAATGCGATACGTTGGCACGTAGGAAGCTG GCAAGGGCGCGGCCGGCGGGGGGGACAACACGCTGCCCGTCGGGGGTCTCGCCCTGCCCGTAACAGAGGGCGCTGGGGGCGGTCGGGTCCCCCCCGGTGCGGCCGTCATTGCGGGAGCAGCTCCGGCAGCGGCTGCGG GGCTCTGCGGATGATACGGGGGTGCGACTGCGAAGGACCCCCTCCCCGGAGACCCGGCGTAGGAAGAGCCGTTGGAGGCGGCACACGGTGCTGGTGTTGCCCGGCGGTATCACCGACCTCAATTGCAACGAGTGGAAGGGGTCGAGGGGGGGGCTGTCGGTGCCCACCGGGCCGTTCCGCGATCCGGATTCGGGGCTCAGCAGCCTGGAATCCACCAAAACCCGGCCCGTGGTTCCCGACTCCCCCGGCACCGGGACCCCCCCGGGGCAGGCCCCAGGCCCCGCCGGCCCCCTACGCTTCCCTCAGTGTCTGTGa